DNA sequence from the Vanessa cardui chromosome 13, ilVanCard2.1, whole genome shotgun sequence genome:
GCACGATGGTTGAAGGTGTTTCTGGTACATTAGTTGGGGGAGTTTCTGGCACTATGGTTGAAGGTGTTTCTGGTACAGTAGTTGGGGGAGTTTCTGGCACTATGGTTGAAGGTGTTTCTGGTACAGTAGTTGCGGGCGTTTCTGGCGCGATGGTTGAAGGTGTTTCTGGTACAGTAGTTGGGGGAGTTTCTGGCACGATGGTTGAAGGAGTTTCTGGTACAGTAGTTGGAGGTGATTCTGGCGCGATAGTTGAAGGTGTTTCTGGTACAGTAGTTGGAGGTGATTCTGGCGCGATGGTTGAAGGTGTTTCTGGTAAAGTAGTTGGGGGAGTTTCTGGCACAATGGTTGAAGGAGTTTCTGGTACAGTAGTTGCGGGCGTTTCTGGCGCGATGGTTGAAGGTGTTTCTGGTACAGTAGTTGGGGGAGTTTCTGGCACGATGGTTGAAGGAGTTTCTGGTACAGTAGTTGGAGGTGATTCTGGCGCGATAGTTGAAGGTGTTTCTGGCACGTTGGTTGAAGGTGTTTCTGGTTCAGTAGTTGGGGGAGTTTCTGGCACTATGGTTGAAGGTGTTTCTGGTACAGTAGTTGGGGGAGTTTCTGGTACTATGGTTGAAGGTGTTTCTGGTACAGTAGTTGGAGGCGATTCTGGCGCGATGGTTGAAGGTGTTTCTGGTACAGTAGTTGGGGGCGATTCTGGCGCGATGGTTGAAGGAGTTTCTGGTACAGTAGTTGGGGGAGTTTCTGGCACAATGGTTGAAGGTGTTTCTGGTACAGTAGTTGGAGGTGATTCTGGCGCGATGGTTGAAGGTGTTTCTGGTACAGTAGTTGGGGGAGTTTCTGGCACGATTGTTGAAGGTGTTTCTGGTACAGTAGTTGGAGGTGATTCTGGCGCGATGGTTGAAGGTGTTTCTGGTACAGTAGTTGGGGGAGTTTCTGGCACGATGGTTGAAGGAGTTTCTGGTACAGTAGTTGGAGGTGATTCTGGCGCGATGGTTGAAGGTGTTTCTGGTACAGTAGTTGGGGGAGTTTCTGGCACGATGGTTGAAGGAGTTTCTGGTACAGTAGTTGGAGGCGATTCTGGCGCGATGGTTGAAGGTGTTTCTGGTACAGTAGTTGGGGGAGTTTCTGGCACGATGGTTGAAGGAGTTTCTAGTACAGTAGTTGGAGGCGATTCTGGCGCGATGGTTGAAGGTGTTTCTGGTACAGTAGTTGGGGGCGATTCTGGCGCGATGGTTGAAGGTGTTTCTGGTACAGTAGTTGGAGGCGATTCTGGCGCGATGGTTGAAGGTGTTTCTGGTACAGTAGTTGGGGGAGTTTCTGGCACGATGGTTGAAGGAGTTTCTGGTACAGTAGTTGGAGGTGATTCTGGCGCGATGGTTGAAGGAGTTTCTGGTACAGTAGTTGGGGGAGTTTCTGGCGCGATGGTTGAAGGTGTTTCTGGTACAGTAGTTGGAGGCGATTCTGGCGCGATGGTTGAAGGTGTTTCTGGTACAGTAGTTGGGGGAGTTTCTGGCACGATGGTTGAAGGAGTTTCTGGTACAGTAGTTGGAGGTGATTCTGGCGCGATGGTTGAAGGAGTTTCTGGTACAGTAGTTGGGGGAGTTTCTGGCACGATGGTTGAAGGAGTTTCTGGTACAGTAGTTGGAGGCGATTCTGGCGCGATGGTTGAAGGTGTTTCTGGTACAGTAGTTGGGGGCGATTCTGGCGCGATGGTTGAAGGAGTTTCTGGTACAGTAGTTGGAGGTGATTCTGGCGCGATGGTTGAAGGTGTTTCTGGTACAGTAGTTGGGGGAGTTTCTGGCACGATGGTTGAAGGTGTTTCTGGTACAGTAGTTGGAGGCGATTCTGGCGCGATGGTTGAAGGTGTTTCTGGTACAGTAGTTGGGGGCGATTCTGGCGCGATGGTTGAAGGTGTTTCTGGTACAGTAGTTGGAGATGATTCTGGCGCGATGGTTGAGGGAGTTTCTGGTACAGTAGTTGGGGGTGATTCTGGCGCGATGGTTGAAGGTGTTTCTGGTATgacagttgttgttgttactggAGCAGTAGTTGAGGGTGTTTCTGGCACGGTGGTTTGTTCGTCTTGTTTATATACTGGACATAACTCTTCACTGAGTGACGGTGCAATAAATCGGACTGAATCTATCAATATGACTGAAGATTCAGATGCAACGCCCATAAGAGTAACCTGTAAATTGAAagtaaatcttattaaattacttttaacagaaaaaatatactaaacacataattaaaacggaaaattatttaaaagcttaGACTGTTATTTTATGTctaatataatatcatcatcatcatcatcatcactatAATCACCTTTATGAGTCCACTGATTGTCATAGGCTTCCCCATCgtatatatgtcaccgttagattacaaaattcgttagattattaTATTCGAGACAGATTGtgatctgtcgaaatattgtgaactgtgaaatatgtttgcactttaacgtattatttttcgtaatattGTAATCTAGCAAAGTTAAACGGTCAGATTACAATATGTCTCGCGTCAAATTGTTTGACAATGTCGAAAGCTCTCCTGATTGGCCGATCTCATTGTAAGAGCGACCAATCATATGTCGCCGTTATTACTCAGTAGTTTAcaatctatcgaagtaaatttcagttaaattataaaaactctaacctaacctaaccgaaattttataaattatcaaaattgtttacattttattgaaaattgaataaacgtgaaatagattatattttaagggTATTTGCAATGTTACGGTGAAATAGCATTGCGGATTCCGGGTGGAGGGGGCACATAACGTTCAACCAATCAGCGCGCGACATGAATCCGTCCTACGCCAGTGTACAATTTGACCTCTTCCCatcgacagattacaatatagtgaaaaataaaacgttaaattGCAGTCTTATTTCACAATtctcaatattttctttattaaaatctaaCTCGTCAAATTGTCATCTAACTAAATTATACGGTGTCAAACTATACAATACAATAGAGGTACATATATTAAAGTAGTTCTAGCCCTCGGCCTTACTCgcgtgtattttaatttattatgaagtatTTGCTACTTATTCGACCACAGTGGCATGGTGTCTTACTTCCAGGTAATAAATATTGTCTGGAAGTAAGACACCATTgcaaaatatatagatatacctAACATATATATCTTTTGCAATCACATCCGCCACAGGCGTTACTTAAAATACGTTACGttagttatgttaaatatatttatagttttccgAGCGTTCTGTGACTTCGATTATCTTCCAGACTATGAATAGATTTTACcacatgatttttatttcatttaatttcattatagaaACATGACATATTGGCAAAATAGAGCGTCATGCCATTTACTGTGCTATTTATCAATATAGCATATACCATCAGCATATATTAAAACAGACACACAGAAATACAACTAAAAGAACGGAAAATACCAAACTAAAGTATGAAAAAGGATATTTAATATCGAAACAACCTACAAcacctaatgttgtcttaaattttcgcgattattacacatttaaataaaatatctatatatatatatatatagatagatatctatatatatatatatcatccgttataataagttttatttaaatgtgtattaatcgcgaaaatttaagacaacattatgtgaaccagtacggactggaaacatcaaatcaaattcggagtctacccgtgaccacgaacactgcaaagtgctcgaaacgtcgggatgtttaaaaaataattaatatacgcgattcatccgttataataagttttatttaaacctaCAACAccatttttcaaataaagtattttcatcaaaataataaatataggtcCCAAAAGTGTTGCATTAATTGTGAGAAATAACTtcattcgagtaggcttttagaagaacttttgaattgtcattgtACAGAACTGTATTTTAACAAATGCTTTTTTCAGAATGTagattaaaaacttattagttACTCGTTAGTTATCAACATTTgagatatacaacaacaacaacaacagcctgtaaattcccactgctgggctaaaggccctttgaggagaaggtttggaacatattccaccacgctgttccaatgcgggttgatggaatgcacatgtggcaaaatttcaatgaaattagacacatgcaggtttcctcacgatgttttccttcaccgccgaacacgagatgaattataaacacaattatatatatcgTGTTAcgacctgggtttgaacccaaaatcattggttgagatgcacgcgttctaaccactgggccatctcgactcaatattaCCTTGAGCATACATAACATTGTTGTAAATACAATgtgacgtaattattattattcctactttgttaaaaacatcccgataGTCTCTAGCTCGATGTTTACTAATAGATCAGGCTGttgtcatttgtaaaataaaaacagattacgTTGCTTTCACAAATATAATACTCAATAAGCAAAAAGGTAAATGTATAACGTATTGCTTTGTGTTGTAATATAGGCGGACGAACGGTGGTGTCCCTACTGGTACCATCTACCTTGTATATTGCTGAGAATCATTTACATAGCCAATGCGCCTCCAAtcttagaaactaagatgtaataCTAGTATCCCTTTTAATCCCACACTGGGctcacttattatttaaatcggtACACAAAATTACTGCTTATTGATGTTTAGCGGTAAATATTAACAGAAGTGAAGTATGTGAAGTATGTGTAACACTATGTGTGcgtagatctttagaattacgcagcggattttgatgtggtttctttttatagatagattgattcgagaggaaggtttttgtaaataatacatggataatatagcaaagaaacaagaaaaattctgtactacaattagtatcagcattgcataaGTCAAAGCCGAGGTAagtcgctagtatattatataataacagattgtttaaacatataaaatgacgTAAATATACAATGATACTGCAGTTGAAAACGTTTTTAGAATAGAGGTCTTTCATCAAATCGATTGTATATTACAatacagatttatttatattatgtacacgaaataaaaaatataaatgttacgaAAATACATACAAAGGGTTGTTTTATCCCTTAAAGAGCGATATCTTTCAGACAACCTttagataaatatgtaattcaataACATAGTAAGAAATTAAAGTACAAAATTTATcatgaatacatacatatacagttcaaataaatattaaaaatatatacttattatttgtaataaaatttacatctaatacatttgtattgtagtcactaaaatagtttattttcataaatataaaatgcaaaatttatttatttatccattAGACAACACCAATAAGTAGTACAACAAATATTCACAATAAATCAAAAGTC
Encoded proteins:
- the LOC124534669 gene encoding mucin-2-like is translated as MGVASESSVILIDSVRFIAPSLSEELCPVYKQDEQTTVPETPSTTAPVTTTTVIPETPSTIAPESPPTTVPETPSTIAPESSPTTVPETPSTIAPESPPTTVPETPSTIAPESPPTTVPETPSTIVPETPPTTVPETPSTIAPESPPTTVPETPSTIAPESPPTTVPETPSTIAPESPPTTVPETPSTIVPETPPTTVPETPSTIAPESPPTTVPETPSTIVPETPPTTVPETPSTIAPESPPTTVPETPSTIAPETPPTTVPETPSTIAPESPPTTVPETPSTIVPETPPTTVPETPSTIAPESPPTTVPETPSTIAPESPPTTVPETPSTIAPESPPTTVLETPSTIVPETPPTTVPETPSTIAPESPPTTVPETPSTIVPETPPTTVPETPSTIAPESPPTTVPETPSTIVPETPPTTVPETPSTIAPESPPTTVPETPSTIVPETPPTTVPETPSTIAPESPPTTVPETPSTIVPETPPTTVPETPSTIAPESPPTTVPETPSTIAPESPPTTVPETPSTIVPETPPTTVPETPSTIVPETPPTTEPETPSTNVPETPSTIAPESPPTTVPETPSTIVPETPPTTVPETPSTIAPETPATTVPETPSTIVPETPPTTLPETPSTIAPESPPTTVPETPSTIAPESPPTTVPETPSTIVPETPPTTVPETPSTIAPETPATTVPETPSTIVPETPPTTVPETPSTIVPETPPTNVPETPSTIVPETPSTVEPETPSTIVPETPSTIVPETPSTTVPETPSTTVPETPSTIVPETPTTGLSTEAIDEDNTTESPSSEREYSFWNAWTISMVVILSLIILSLSSVGFYLIGKRRANKEGPRVLVNDFDDLPVPVIMPRVTKIISNPKRISQNYPV